Sequence from the Cellulomonas fimi ATCC 484 genome:
CGTCGCGGACCTCGTGGAGTCCCGCGACGCCCGGCTGGCGGAGCTCGAGAGCTTCGACTCGGGGCTGCCGATCACGCAGGCCCTCGGGCAGGCGCGGCGCGCGGCCGAGAACTTCCGCTTCTTCGCCGACCTCGTGGTCGCGCAGGTCGACGACGCGTACAAGGTGCCGGGGCGGCAGCTCAACTACGTCAACCGCCGGCCGATCGGCGTCGCGGGCCTCATCACGCCGTGGAACACGCCGTTCATGCTCGAGTCCTGGAAGCTCGCGCCCGCGCTCGCGACGGGCAACACCGTCGTGCTCAAGCCGGCCGAGTTCACGCCCCTGTCGGCGTCGCTGTGGGCGGGCATCTTCGAGGAGGCGGGCGTCCCGACGGGGGTGTTCAACCTGGTTCACGGCCTGGGCGAGGAGGCGGGGGACGCGCTCGTGCGGCATCCGGGGGTGCCGCTCGTCTCCTTCACGGGCGAGAGCCGCACGGGGCAGCTGATCTTCGCCAACGCCGCACCGCACCTCAAGGGACTGTCGATGGAGCTCGGCGGCAAGTCGCCCGCGGTGGTCTTCGCGGACGCCGACCTCGACGCGGCCGTCGACGCGACCGTCTTCGGGGTGTTCTCGCTCAACGGGGAGCGGTGCACGGCCGGCAGCCGGATCCTCGTGCAGCGCGAGGTGTACGACGAGTTCGTCGGGCGGTTCGCCGAGCAGGCGCGGCGCGTCGTCGTCGGCCCGCCGCACGACCCGGCGACCGAGGTCGGCGCGCTCGTCCACCCCGAGCACGTCGAGAAGGTGCTCCGCTACATCGAGATCGGCCGCACGGAGGGCCGGCTCGTCGCGGGTGGTGGACCGCCGGACCACCTGCCGGGCGGCAGCTACGTGGCACCGACGGTCTTCGTGGACGTGCCGCCCGACGCGCGCATCTTCCAGGAGGAGATCTTCGGACCGGTCGTCGCGATCACGCCGTTCGACACCGACGCCGACGCGCTCGCCCTCGCCAACGGGGTCCGGTACGGGCTCGCGGCGTACGTGTGGACGAACGACCTGCGCCGCGCGCACACGTTCGCGCAGTCCGTCGAGGCCGGGATGGTCTGGCTGAACAGCAACAACGTGCGCGACCTGCGCACCCCGTTCGGCGGCGTCAAGG
This genomic interval carries:
- a CDS encoding aldehyde dehydrogenase, whose amino-acid sequence is MDDSSGAVTARGPVPADLPDRIRHYVGGEHVDSVDGATFDVLDPVWRTPYVQAAAGKAADVERAVASARRAFEEGPWPRMLPRDRSRVLHRVADLVESRDARLAELESFDSGLPITQALGQARRAAENFRFFADLVVAQVDDAYKVPGRQLNYVNRRPIGVAGLITPWNTPFMLESWKLAPALATGNTVVLKPAEFTPLSASLWAGIFEEAGVPTGVFNLVHGLGEEAGDALVRHPGVPLVSFTGESRTGQLIFANAAPHLKGLSMELGGKSPAVVFADADLDAAVDATVFGVFSLNGERCTAGSRILVQREVYDEFVGRFAEQARRVVVGPPHDPATEVGALVHPEHVEKVLRYIEIGRTEGRLVAGGGPPDHLPGGSYVAPTVFVDVPPDARIFQEEIFGPVVAITPFDTDADALALANGVRYGLAAYVWTNDLRRAHTFAQSVEAGMVWLNSNNVRDLRTPFGGVKASGLGHEGGYRSIDFYTHQQAVHVALGDAHQPTFGRATPHGTHDEREGR